A stretch of the uncultured Cohaesibacter sp. genome encodes the following:
- the pgl gene encoding 6-phosphogluconolactonase — MTETRVYPDRGSMAAGLAEQVASELTNAIKKRSRATLAVPGGETPRAFYEQLSEMDIEWAHVTVILTDEQHGLETPEQSNDAMLRALLLKGPAAEATFLSYIDGATDQEEDRLKTILTELEEVLPIDVCILGVGVDSHTASLYASADKIEEALGLWATNIMVMDVPELPEQRLTLTAPVLERARKAHVLLCGEAKKQVLREAQKLGPVEEAPIRIVLNRARATTVHYAD, encoded by the coding sequence GTGACTGAAACCCGAGTATATCCAGATCGCGGCAGTATGGCCGCAGGCCTTGCTGAACAGGTAGCCTCAGAACTGACAAATGCCATTAAGAAACGCAGCCGCGCGACGCTTGCGGTTCCCGGTGGCGAAACGCCTCGCGCTTTCTATGAACAGCTCAGTGAAATGGATATCGAATGGGCCCATGTCACGGTCATTCTGACCGATGAGCAACATGGTTTGGAAACGCCTGAGCAATCCAATGATGCAATGCTCCGCGCCTTGCTTCTCAAGGGTCCGGCGGCAGAAGCCACTTTCCTGTCCTATATCGATGGAGCCACGGATCAAGAAGAGGACCGGCTGAAGACAATCTTGACCGAACTGGAAGAGGTCTTGCCCATTGATGTCTGCATCCTTGGCGTTGGTGTCGATAGCCACACGGCCTCGCTTTATGCCAGCGCTGATAAAATCGAAGAAGCGCTGGGCCTTTGGGCGACAAATATCATGGTGATGGATGTGCCTGAATTGCCAGAGCAGCGTCTGACACTCACAGCCCCGGTTTTGGAGCGGGCGCGCAAGGCGCATGTTCTGCTCTGTGGCGAAGCCAAAAAGCAGGTCTTGCGCGAAGCCCAGAAGCTTGGCCCTGTTGAGGAGGCACCGATCCGCATCGTGCTCAATCGGGCGCGTGCCACCACGGTGCATTACGCGGATTAG
- a CDS encoding glucokinase produces MLWDLVADVGGTNMRLAAASDGQIIQQKTFETTGSMHLTDAIRSFVGEIGSSPRFVEVAAAGVIVDGYVTLTNAKQGFSADDLTAAAGASNARILNDFEAAAWSLVTADPKDLSLVQGALPAPLETPPAPTPPRLIIGPGTGLGVGTLAWAGSQPEVLQGEGGHVRIAPRNLSEVAIFSKLAELWPATRMGDSDSLALEAEAIVSGTGMPYLMRALEALDGRDPSNMSARDIFHAAEQHSDSLAERAVDIFCHHLGAVAGDLALYISAHGGVFLTGGVLLKNAWLFGRPAFIEGFNQGGRHTRFRVKIPIYLYRNDNFGLQGAINAMRYDPDLQ; encoded by the coding sequence ATGCTCTGGGATCTGGTAGCCGACGTTGGCGGAACAAACATGCGACTTGCAGCTGCCAGCGACGGGCAGATCATCCAGCAGAAAACGTTCGAGACGACCGGCTCGATGCATCTGACAGATGCGATCCGGAGCTTCGTGGGCGAAATCGGCTCTTCGCCGCGCTTTGTTGAGGTGGCTGCCGCAGGCGTTATTGTTGATGGCTATGTGACGCTTACCAATGCCAAGCAGGGTTTTTCCGCCGATGATCTCACAGCGGCGGCGGGAGCGTCCAACGCGCGCATCCTCAATGACTTCGAAGCTGCGGCATGGTCGCTGGTCACCGCTGATCCCAAGGATCTAAGCTTGGTGCAAGGGGCACTGCCTGCCCCATTGGAAACACCTCCGGCACCAACCCCGCCCCGTCTGATTATCGGTCCGGGCACCGGTCTGGGGGTTGGGACACTGGCTTGGGCAGGCAGCCAGCCAGAAGTGTTGCAAGGTGAGGGCGGCCATGTGCGCATCGCACCGCGCAACTTAAGCGAGGTTGCCATTTTCTCCAAGCTTGCCGAACTGTGGCCAGCCACCCGCATGGGAGATTCGGATAGTTTGGCACTTGAAGCTGAAGCCATCGTTTCAGGGACCGGCATGCCTTATCTCATGCGGGCGCTCGAAGCATTGGATGGTCGTGATCCAAGCAACATGTCAGCCCGTGATATCTTTCACGCTGCCGAGCAGCATTCCGACTCTCTTGCCGAGCGGGCCGTCGATATTTTCTGCCATCATCTGGGAGCCGTTGCGGGGGATCTTGCGCTCTATATCTCCGCCCATGGCGGGGTCTTCCTCACGGGTGGTGTCTTGCTGAAAAATGCCTGGCTGTTTGGCCGACCCGCCTTTATCGAAGGCTTCAATCAAGGTGGCCGCCATACTCGCTTCCGTGTCAAGATACCGATCTATCTCTACCGGAATGACAATTTCGGTTTACAGGGGGCGATCAATGCCATGAGATACGATCCGGATTTGCAATAG
- a CDS encoding gamma-glutamylcyclotransferase family protein, with amino-acid sequence MERKQDCYVFVYGTLRYQAKGKMSALLSGSADFLGEAHFQGKLYRIDYYPGVVASSSPEDQVVGDVFRLRTPDITLPALDDYERVGPPYEEPYEYERCLLPVTLTDGQTIQCWIYLYRHSVEGMELIADGDFLAGQRHQ; translated from the coding sequence TTGGAAAGAAAACAGGATTGCTATGTGTTCGTCTATGGCACGTTGCGCTATCAGGCCAAAGGGAAAATGTCGGCGCTTTTGTCAGGATCTGCCGATTTTCTGGGCGAGGCCCATTTTCAAGGCAAGCTTTACCGGATCGACTATTATCCCGGCGTGGTGGCTTCCTCGTCCCCTGAGGATCAGGTGGTAGGCGATGTTTTTCGGCTGCGCACCCCTGATATCACGCTGCCAGCATTGGACGACTATGAGCGCGTTGGTCCGCCTTATGAAGAACCCTATGAATATGAGCGCTGCCTGTTGCCTGTTACATTGACGGATGGGCAGACAATCCAGTGCTGGATCTATCTCTATCGCCATTCGGTTGAAGGGATGGAGCTTATAGCCGACGGGGATTTTCTTGCCGGTCAAAGACACCAATGA
- a CDS encoding biotin transporter BioY has translation MERQLTFIALFTALIAALGFLPSFMLPLGVPITAQNLGVMLAGAVLGARRGALSVLLFLALVAMGLPILAGGRGGLGVFASPTVGFLVGFPIAAFVTGLIVEKWKTGNIFIVSTVASMVGCILVLYFFGVIGLAKMIDKSLLEAAQICLIYIPGDVIKAVVAGVVVEAIARARPAALLSRA, from the coding sequence ATGGAAAGACAACTGACATTCATTGCCCTCTTCACCGCCCTGATCGCGGCCCTTGGCTTCCTGCCCAGCTTCATGCTGCCATTGGGCGTTCCAATCACCGCGCAGAATCTCGGCGTGATGCTGGCCGGTGCCGTGCTTGGCGCGCGTCGTGGCGCCCTGTCCGTGCTGCTCTTCTTGGCGCTTGTTGCCATGGGCCTGCCAATTCTGGCTGGCGGTCGCGGTGGTCTTGGCGTTTTTGCCTCCCCAACGGTTGGCTTTCTGGTCGGTTTCCCGATTGCCGCTTTTGTCACGGGCCTGATCGTTGAAAAATGGAAAACAGGCAACATCTTCATCGTCAGCACAGTAGCCAGCATGGTTGGTTGCATCTTGGTGCTGTATTTCTTCGGCGTCATCGGTCTTGCGAAAATGATCGACAAGTCTCTGCTCGAAGCCGCCCAGATTTGCCTGATCTATATTCCGGGCGACGTCATCAAGGCCGTTGTTGCCGGTGTTGTGGTGGAAGCCATTGCCCGCGCCCGCCCGGCAGCCTTGTTGTCCCGCGCCTAA
- a CDS encoding energy-coupling factor transporter transmembrane component T, whose translation MLALTVETRTWLHQIPVSLKLGILCVLTLVIMPLTQWPPALAATSAVALLYLSAGLRFARIGIVRLKPIAYLLVVIFLYHVVTSRTEAGLAISLKLFATVGLANLVTMTSRLDDMMQVVEFLTAPLKFVGLPPRAFGFAMGLVIRFTPVFLEKGKLLSEAWRARSPKAVSPRLLVPLALGALDDADRVADAIKARGGLVQDPPKSKNKI comes from the coding sequence ATGCTGGCGCTGACGGTTGAAACCAGAACATGGCTGCATCAGATCCCGGTTTCCCTGAAACTCGGCATCCTCTGTGTGCTGACTTTGGTAATCATGCCGCTGACCCAATGGCCCCCGGCTCTGGCGGCCACGAGCGCGGTCGCTCTGCTCTATCTTTCCGCCGGGCTGAGATTTGCCCGGATTGGTATCGTGCGTCTGAAGCCGATTGCCTATTTGCTGGTGGTGATTTTCCTCTATCACGTGGTGACCAGTCGCACCGAAGCTGGCCTTGCCATCAGTCTGAAATTGTTCGCGACCGTTGGTCTTGCCAATCTTGTGACCATGACGTCGCGGCTTGACGACATGATGCAAGTGGTCGAATTTCTGACCGCACCGTTGAAATTCGTCGGGTTGCCCCCGCGTGCCTTTGGCTTTGCGATGGGATTGGTGATCCGGTTCACCCCGGTCTTTCTCGAAAAAGGCAAGCTGCTCAGTGAAGCCTGGCGGGCGCGCTCGCCAAAAGCTGTCAGCCCCAGATTGCTGGTGCCCCTTGCCCTCGGCGCGCTCGACGATGCCGACCGGGTGGCCGATGCCATCAAGGCGCGCGGTGGACTGGTTCAAGATCCGCCAAAGTCAAAAAACAAAATATGA
- a CDS encoding ABC transporter ATP-binding protein — translation MSNPRKSDGMVISGLSHTLNGQPFYQKLSLTLTEKRIGLIGRNGSGKSTLSRMICGLTEPDEGEILIHGVNVFKDRKEAIRTIGLIFQNPDHQIIFPTVEEEIAFGLESLLGNKKAAREKARAFLKAFGRQDWAERGTYTLSQGQRHLVCLMAVLAMEPKAILLDEPFAGLDWPTSRRLFNWLSSLEQQLVLVTHDTNHLKDFDRILWLEKGQLVADGHPSDILPAYHEAMEALVNDEDPFASGETELELGTMPAMAAAAGEGA, via the coding sequence ATGAGTAATCCTCGCAAAAGCGATGGCATGGTCATATCCGGCCTGTCCCACACTCTCAACGGACAACCATTTTATCAAAAGCTGTCCCTGACCCTGACCGAAAAACGGATCGGGCTGATCGGGCGCAATGGCTCCGGCAAATCGACCTTGTCGCGGATGATTTGTGGCTTGACCGAACCCGATGAAGGCGAAATCCTCATCCATGGCGTCAATGTCTTCAAGGATCGCAAGGAAGCCATCCGCACCATCGGCCTGATTTTCCAGAACCCGGATCATCAGATCATCTTTCCAACCGTCGAGGAAGAGATCGCCTTTGGTCTGGAAAGTCTGCTGGGCAACAAAAAGGCCGCCCGGGAAAAGGCGCGCGCCTTCCTCAAGGCCTTTGGTCGCCAAGACTGGGCGGAGCGCGGCACCTATACCCTGTCTCAGGGCCAGCGCCACCTCGTCTGTTTGATGGCCGTTCTGGCAATGGAGCCAAAGGCCATTCTGCTTGACGAACCCTTTGCCGGGCTTGATTGGCCCACCTCGCGCCGGCTGTTCAACTGGCTTTCCAGCCTTGAGCAGCAATTGGTCCTTGTCACCCACGACACCAACCATCTGAAAGACTTTGATCGCATTCTGTGGCTCGAGAAGGGTCAGCTTGTGGCCGATGGCCACCCTTCGGACATTTTGCCCGCCTATCACGAGGCAATGGAAGCGCTTGTCAATGATGAGGATCCCTTTGCAAGTGGTGAAACCGAACTGGAGCTTGGCACCATGCCAGCCATGGCCGCTGCAGCCGGAGAGGGGGCTTGA